A part of Aquaspirillum sp. LM1 genomic DNA contains:
- a CDS encoding 3'-5' exonuclease — protein sequence MTPVLAFDIETIPDIAGLRTLHSLLDADISDADVAEYAFQRQRQKNGSDFLPHHLHRVVAISCVLRWSDRVHVSTIGQPGDSEARMLETFFALIEKYTPQMVSWNGGGFDLPVLHYRALIHGVTAPRYWDMGDGHYPDSREFKWNNYIGRYHTRHLDLMDLLAMYQPRASAPLDDLAKLAGFPGKLGMDGSKVWSAWQAGAEQEIRDYCETDAANTYLVFLRFQQMRGALDASAYASECQRLRHWLESHADKPHWQAFLAAWPV from the coding sequence TTGACCCCCGTTCTTGCTTTTGACATCGAAACCATTCCGGACATTGCCGGCCTGCGCACCTTGCACAGCCTGCTCGACGCCGACATCAGCGACGCCGACGTGGCCGAATACGCCTTCCAGCGCCAGCGGCAAAAAAACGGCAGCGACTTTTTGCCGCACCATCTGCACCGGGTGGTGGCCATTTCCTGCGTGCTGCGCTGGAGCGACCGGGTTCACGTCAGCACTATCGGCCAGCCGGGTGACAGCGAAGCGCGCATGCTGGAAACCTTTTTTGCCCTGATTGAAAAATACACGCCGCAGATGGTCAGTTGGAACGGCGGTGGCTTTGACCTGCCGGTGCTGCACTATCGGGCGCTGATTCACGGCGTGACCGCACCGCGCTACTGGGACATGGGCGACGGCCATTACCCGGACAGCCGGGAGTTCAAGTGGAACAACTATATTGGCCGCTACCACACCCGCCATCTGGACCTGATGGACCTGCTGGCCATGTACCAGCCACGCGCCAGCGCGCCGCTGGACGACCTGGCCAAGCTGGCCGGTTTTCCCGGCAAGCTGGGCATGGACGGCAGCAAGGTGTGGAGTGCCTGGCAAGCCGGTGCCGAGCAGGAAATCCGCGATTACTGTGAAACCGACGCCGCCAACACCTATCTGGTGTTTCTGCGCTTTCAGCAGATGCGCGGCGCGCTGGACGCCAGCGCCTACGCCAGCGAGTGCCAGCGCCTGCGCCATTGGCTGGAGAGCCACGCCGACAAGCCACACTGGCAGGCGTTTCTGGCGGCGTGGCCGGTGTAG
- a CDS encoding murein hydrolase activator EnvC, with the protein MKSPALALLILLPALAGAAPVADTTQAPKQDLKDIRQQITTLEKDVKTKEANRAEASDALRASEVAISEANRTLGELNQQQSLSEQQMAKVRGDMTRARAGIEASRQRLGQILNNQYRHGQHDALTLLLNQQDPNQTVRDLAYYRKIAQAQQAVALQLKNQLGQLEKLSAQLQTEKTKLDTIAQSRHEQKQKLVQEKENRQQVITQLSSQIQQQRQQIGKLQADEQRINSLIDKLNRELEAQRKAEAKKAEEARKLAQAKREQAEREAKARREQAEREAKAEREAKAKHEQAVREAKAQNEREAKARQARDLAAAQAAAKVGKPAPPPEPAPAPVAPPPPPRHRRWPKSSPRQQRRSGWMTAWTMRPALAGHLPACRAS; encoded by the coding sequence GTGAAATCACCTGCCCTTGCGCTGCTGATCCTGCTGCCGGCCCTGGCCGGCGCGGCACCGGTAGCGGACACCACCCAGGCCCCCAAGCAGGACCTGAAAGACATCCGTCAGCAGATCACCACGCTGGAAAAAGACGTCAAGACCAAGGAAGCCAACCGCGCCGAGGCCAGCGATGCCCTGCGCGCGTCGGAAGTGGCCATCAGCGAGGCCAACCGCACCCTGGGCGAGCTGAACCAGCAGCAATCCTTGTCTGAACAGCAAATGGCCAAGGTACGCGGCGACATGACCCGCGCGCGCGCCGGCATTGAGGCCTCGCGCCAGCGTCTGGGGCAGATTCTGAACAACCAGTACCGCCACGGCCAGCACGATGCGCTGACCCTGCTGCTCAACCAGCAGGACCCTAACCAGACCGTGCGCGACCTGGCCTACTACCGCAAGATTGCCCAGGCCCAGCAGGCCGTGGCCTTGCAGCTGAAAAACCAGCTTGGCCAGCTGGAAAAACTCTCTGCCCAGCTCCAGACAGAAAAAACCAAGCTCGACACCATTGCCCAGTCGCGCCATGAACAAAAGCAGAAGCTGGTTCAGGAAAAAGAAAACCGTCAGCAGGTCATCACTCAGCTGTCCAGCCAGATTCAGCAACAACGCCAGCAGATTGGCAAATTGCAAGCCGACGAACAACGCATCAATAGCCTGATTGACAAGCTCAACCGGGAACTTGAAGCCCAGCGCAAGGCCGAAGCGAAGAAGGCCGAGGAAGCGCGCAAGCTGGCCCAGGCCAAGCGTGAGCAAGCCGAGCGTGAGGCCAAAGCCCGGCGCGAACAAGCCGAGCGCGAAGCCAAGGCCGAGCGCGAAGCCAAGGCCAAGCACGAGCAGGCCGTGCGCGAAGCCAAGGCGCAGAACGAACGTGAAGCCAAAGCCCGTCAGGCGCGCGATCTGGCTGCCGCGCAGGCGGCGGCCAAGGTGGGCAAGCCCGCACCGCCGCCAGAACCGGCCCCGGCCCCCGTGGCCCCGCCGCCACCCCCCCGCCACCGCCGGTGGCCAAAGTCGAGCCCGCGCCAACAGCGCCGCAGCGGGTGGATGACAGCGTGGACGATGCGTCCAGCTCTGGCCGGGCATTTGCCAGCCTGCAGGGCAAGCTGA
- a CDS encoding calcium-binding protein produces the protein MTTVSSAVSYTLAAAEDDLVLTGAANINGTGNNTANSISGNTGANVIKGLLDADTLYGYAGNDTLYAGDAGSVDTVYTDLLYGGDNADTLFADGLDYLYGEVGNDILHGELGANNVLTGGVGNDVYYVAANNAIINEAPAGGIDLVYSSTTIALNGTLPFVGAALVSGEVEKLTLTGTANIDGIGNNLANTINGNVGANVLSGGLGADSLYGGDGDDKLYADAPGVGVTADADWLYGGIGNDQLFGNGNDKLFGDAGNDIFYIIGAQNMVVDSAGVDLVKSDVSFSLLYTADPAASWASGNIETLELTGTLNTYGFGDGLANTILGNTGNNTLDGKGGNDILEGRSGDDVLKIGSDSGGVSGATTMNGGLGNDVFWTGKGYRGDHSSGANQLSLLDFTSGTDSIRFGISTTATAPATLDTTPVYGGDTLAMVLDRAASGSGSATNPTINQFVFGADTYLVLDQSSTLTFTASDLAIRLAGTPGVALSDLVFDLV, from the coding sequence ATGACTACTGTGAGCTCTGCTGTCAGCTACACCCTGGCCGCTGCTGAAGATGATCTGGTATTGACCGGTGCGGCCAATATCAATGGCACAGGCAACAATACCGCCAACAGTATTTCTGGCAACACCGGAGCCAATGTGATCAAGGGCTTGCTGGATGCCGACACCCTATATGGCTACGCGGGTAACGACACCCTGTATGCCGGAGATGCAGGCAGTGTGGATACGGTATACACCGACCTGCTGTACGGCGGGGACAATGCCGACACCCTGTTTGCCGACGGCCTGGATTACCTGTATGGCGAAGTGGGCAACGACATCCTGCATGGCGAATTGGGTGCCAATAACGTGCTGACTGGCGGGGTGGGCAACGATGTCTATTATGTGGCGGCCAATAACGCCATCATCAATGAAGCACCGGCTGGCGGCATCGACCTGGTGTACAGCAGCACCACCATTGCGCTGAATGGCACCTTGCCGTTTGTTGGCGCAGCGCTGGTCAGTGGCGAAGTGGAAAAACTCACCCTCACCGGCACCGCCAATATCGACGGCATAGGCAATAACCTGGCCAATACCATCAATGGCAACGTCGGGGCCAATGTACTGTCCGGCGGCCTGGGGGCTGATTCGCTGTATGGCGGCGATGGTGATGACAAGCTGTACGCCGATGCACCGGGGGTCGGGGTGACGGCGGATGCTGACTGGCTGTATGGCGGCATTGGCAACGACCAGCTGTTTGGCAACGGCAATGACAAACTGTTTGGCGATGCCGGCAACGACATTTTTTACATCATTGGCGCGCAAAACATGGTGGTGGATTCCGCTGGCGTTGACCTGGTGAAAAGCGATGTCTCGTTCAGCCTGCTGTATACCGCCGATCCGGCTGCATCGTGGGCCAGCGGCAATATTGAAACCCTGGAACTGACCGGCACCCTGAATACCTACGGCTTTGGTGATGGTCTGGCCAACACCATTCTGGGCAATACCGGCAATAACACCCTGGATGGCAAAGGCGGCAATGACATTCTGGAGGGCCGCAGCGGCGACGATGTGCTGAAAATCGGCTCCGACAGCGGCGGGGTCAGCGGTGCCACCACGATGAATGGCGGCCTGGGCAATGATGTGTTCTGGACCGGCAAGGGCTATCGCGGCGACCACAGCAGCGGAGCCAACCAGCTGTCACTGCTGGATTTCACGTCCGGCACGGACAGCATCCGCTTTGGCATCAGCACCACAGCCACCGCGCCAGCCACGCTGGACACCACGCCGGTCTACGGCGGCGACACCCTGGCCATGGTGCTGGATCGCGCCGCATCTGGCAGCGGCAGCGCCACCAACCCGACCATCAATCAGTTTGTGTTTGGCGCAGACACCTATCTGGTGCTCGACCAGAGTAGCACGCTGACCTTTACCGCGTCGGATCTGGCCATTCGCCTGGCTGGCACGCCGGGTGTGGCACTCAGTGATTTAGTGTTTGATCTGGTGTAA
- the gpmI gene encoding 2,3-bisphosphoglycerate-independent phosphoglycerate mutase has protein sequence MNSITPVLLLILDGFGHRENGDDNAIFHAHTPNWDALRARYPYSVLDASEHAVGLPGGQFGNSEVGHLNIGAGRVVQQDISRIDLDIEQGAFAGNPVIADAFARAGAGHRLHVLGLLSDGGVHSHENHLHALLRAAQAAGVAEVCVHAFLDGRDTPPRSADTYLQRLDAVLAECPNARLASVCGRFWAMDRDKRWERVQTAYRLVVDGEGEFHADTGLAALAAAYGRDENDEFVKPTAVGAPCRIDDGDVVLFMNFRADRARELTSAMTDPAFDGFAVRQPRLALFTSLTSYGEAYSHPVAYPPQTLSNGLGEYLSGLGLKQLRIAETEKYPHVTYFFNGGEEQVYPGEDRILVPSPKVATYDLQPEMSADTVTEKIIEAIASGQYQAIICNYANGDMVGHTGNFPAAVKAIEALDRCVGRCVEAMRAAGGEVLITADHGNAEQMFDAAHDQPHTQHTLNLVPLLYAGRPATLASGGALRDIAPTLLAMMGLSQPAEMTGRSLIQFQ, from the coding sequence ATGAATTCGATTACTCCGGTGTTGCTGCTGATTCTTGACGGTTTTGGCCATCGCGAAAATGGCGACGACAATGCCATCTTCCATGCCCATACCCCCAACTGGGACGCCCTGCGCGCCCGTTATCCGTACAGCGTGCTGGATGCCTCCGAACACGCTGTGGGTCTGCCTGGCGGGCAGTTTGGCAATTCTGAAGTGGGCCATCTGAACATCGGCGCAGGCCGGGTGGTTCAGCAGGACATCAGCCGGATTGATCTGGATATCGAACAAGGCGCGTTTGCCGGCAACCCGGTGATTGCCGACGCCTTTGCCCGCGCAGGCGCAGGCCATCGCCTGCATGTGCTGGGCCTGCTGTCCGACGGCGGCGTACACAGCCATGAAAACCATCTGCACGCCCTGCTGCGCGCCGCCCAGGCCGCCGGGGTGGCCGAGGTGTGCGTGCATGCCTTCCTGGATGGCCGCGACACCCCGCCGCGCAGCGCCGACACCTATCTGCAGCGCCTGGACGCGGTGCTGGCCGAGTGCCCGAATGCCCGGCTGGCCAGCGTGTGTGGCCGCTTCTGGGCGATGGACCGCGACAAACGCTGGGAGCGGGTGCAAACCGCTTACCGGCTGGTGGTGGACGGCGAAGGCGAGTTCCACGCCGACACCGGCCTGGCGGCGCTGGCAGCAGCGTATGGCCGCGATGAAAACGACGAATTCGTCAAGCCTACCGCCGTGGGCGCGCCGTGCCGGATTGACGACGGCGACGTGGTGCTGTTCATGAATTTCCGCGCCGACCGCGCCCGCGAGCTGACCAGCGCCATGACCGACCCGGCGTTTGACGGCTTTGCCGTGCGTCAGCCCAGACTGGCGCTGTTCACCTCGCTGACGAGCTACGGCGAAGCTTATTCCCACCCGGTGGCCTATCCGCCGCAAACCCTGAGCAATGGCCTGGGCGAGTATCTGTCCGGCCTGGGGCTGAAGCAGCTGCGGATTGCCGAAACCGAAAAATACCCGCACGTCACTTATTTCTTTAACGGTGGCGAAGAACAGGTGTATCCGGGCGAAGACCGCATTCTGGTGCCGTCGCCCAAGGTGGCCACCTACGACCTGCAGCCGGAAATGAGCGCGGACACGGTAACTGAAAAGATTATTGAGGCGATTGCCAGCGGCCAGTATCAGGCCATCATCTGCAACTACGCCAATGGCGACATGGTGGGCCACACCGGCAATTTCCCCGCAGCGGTCAAGGCCATCGAAGCGCTGGACCGTTGCGTGGGCCGTTGCGTGGAAGCCATGCGTGCCGCCGGCGGCGAGGTGCTGATCACCGCCGACCATGGCAACGCCGAGCAGATGTTTGACGCCGCGCACGACCAGCCGCACACCCAGCACACGCTGAACCTGGTGCCACTGCTGTACGCTGGCCGACCGGCCACGCTGGCCAGCGGCGGTGCGCTGCGCGATATTGCCCCCACCCTGCTGGCAATGATGGGGCTGTCACAACCGGCTGAAATGACTGGCCGCTCGCTGATTCAGTTCCAGTGA
- a CDS encoding S41 family peptidase, whose translation MHTLQKMALVSAGAVAGAILSLSITAMADKEPASTTLPLTELRTFTEVFGRIKQDYVEPVEDKKLITEAINGMLSGLDPHSSYLDPDAFKELREGTQGEFGGLGIEIGAEDGLIKVIAPIEDTPAFRAGMKSGDLIVKIDDVSVRGLSINEAVKRMRGKPGTKVTLTLARKGESKPLVVPLTRAVIKTKSVKFKMVEPDYGYVRITQFQEHTTENLAQALEALYKENAKPLKGLVLDLRDDPGGLLNSAVGVSAAFLPKDALVVYTDGRAPDAKMRLTAAPANYMRDQSKTDYFRNTPAAVKTVPVVVLVNSGTASASEIVAGALQDHKRALVVGVKTFGKGSVQSVLPLGNQGGIKLTTARYYTPNGRSIQATGIAPDVVVEEATLTAAASSAGPSLRIREADLEHHLSNPNGDKDGKSEKTDKADKAPVTPAKARDDKGDKNKDDDKSANPRDPNPKTDHQLNQALTILKVQQILPGGAAASKAADTPVAK comes from the coding sequence ATGCATACTCTGCAAAAAATGGCCTTGGTCAGCGCAGGTGCCGTGGCGGGCGCCATTCTCAGCCTGAGCATCACGGCCATGGCCGACAAAGAGCCGGCCAGCACCACCCTGCCGCTGACTGAACTGCGCACCTTTACCGAAGTGTTCGGGCGCATCAAGCAGGACTATGTCGAACCGGTTGAAGATAAAAAGCTGATTACCGAAGCCATCAACGGCATGCTGTCCGGGCTGGACCCGCACTCGTCCTATCTCGATCCAGACGCCTTCAAGGAACTGCGCGAAGGCACCCAGGGCGAATTTGGCGGGCTGGGGATTGAAATCGGTGCTGAAGACGGCCTGATCAAGGTGATTGCACCGATTGAAGACACCCCGGCATTCCGCGCCGGCATGAAATCGGGTGATTTGATTGTCAAGATCGACGATGTTTCGGTGCGTGGGCTGAGCATCAACGAAGCGGTCAAGCGCATGCGTGGCAAGCCGGGCACCAAGGTCACGCTGACCCTTGCCCGCAAGGGCGAATCCAAACCGCTGGTGGTGCCGCTGACCCGAGCGGTGATCAAGACCAAGAGCGTCAAGTTCAAGATGGTCGAACCGGATTACGGCTATGTGCGCATCACCCAGTTCCAGGAGCACACCACAGAGAACCTGGCACAGGCACTGGAAGCACTGTACAAGGAAAACGCCAAGCCGCTGAAGGGCCTGGTGCTGGATCTGCGCGACGATCCGGGCGGCCTGCTCAATAGCGCCGTGGGCGTCTCTGCGGCCTTCCTGCCCAAGGATGCGCTGGTGGTGTACACCGATGGCCGCGCGCCAGACGCCAAGATGCGGCTGACCGCCGCGCCAGCCAACTATATGCGCGACCAGAGCAAGACGGATTACTTCCGCAATACCCCGGCTGCGGTAAAAACCGTGCCGGTGGTGGTGCTGGTCAACAGTGGCACGGCGTCGGCGTCGGAAATTGTGGCCGGGGCGCTGCAAGACCACAAGCGCGCGCTGGTGGTCGGGGTGAAAACTTTTGGCAAGGGCTCGGTGCAGTCGGTACTGCCGCTGGGCAACCAGGGTGGCATCAAGCTGACCACTGCCCGCTATTACACGCCAAATGGCCGCTCGATCCAGGCTACCGGGATTGCCCCGGATGTGGTGGTGGAAGAAGCCACGCTGACCGCTGCGGCCAGCAGTGCCGGTCCGTCGCTGCGCATTCGCGAGGCTGACCTGGAGCATCACCTGAGCAACCCGAATGGCGACAAGGACGGCAAGAGCGAAAAAACCGACAAGGCCGACAAGGCCCCGGTGACGCCGGCCAAGGCGCGTGATGACAAGGGCGACAAGAACAAGGACGACGACAAGTCGGCCAACCCGCGCGATCCCAACCCGAAAACCGACCACCAGCTGAATCAGGCGCTGACCATTCTCAAGGTGCAGCAGATTCTGCCGGGCGGCGCTGCGGCCAGTAAGGCAGCGGACACGCCGGTGGCCAAATAA
- a CDS encoding NYN domain-containing protein has protein sequence MPKKTALFVDFDNVFLCLKAIDPAMADCFAKRPAEWLKQLEGSDRRFLIRRCYMNPTSFEEYRPYFIYSAFDVVDCPAVTMQGKTLADMHMTIDIVDRLMHPTRFEEFMLFSADSDFTPVLQKLREYDRQTCVVLAGPSSAAYRASADEILSLTRILEEMLPAGGSSQDSPSFPRPEYRQEARPEYRDYRQDYTPRPRLGLNNELMSRDKIEDITKVLLEALNQASHAIPSAKVIEILREKFGADANSWFGFGRPASFFTAINIYEQGVTFSQAAPGYLYLTHKHTPPRELASLGEWLRNPASDPALVALANKVCALTETPPLSPDEFQICFNYIAEQICHGGAGLNELSKNLRDFAKDKEISLSRQDATGILFLLERNGVNLQYSNKPAEALADIYAEAVVRRCSASQWQMNADEHAMLLTWLGASTAPTAAATPEIQA, from the coding sequence GTGCCAAAAAAAACTGCGCTATTTGTCGATTTCGACAATGTCTTTCTTTGCCTGAAAGCCATTGATCCTGCGATGGCGGATTGCTTTGCCAAACGCCCGGCGGAGTGGCTGAAGCAGCTGGAAGGCTCCGACCGACGATTTTTGATTCGTCGCTGTTATATGAATCCCACTTCTTTTGAAGAATATCGTCCTTATTTTATATATTCTGCTTTTGATGTGGTGGATTGCCCTGCCGTGACCATGCAGGGCAAAACCCTGGCGGATATGCACATGACCATCGACATTGTCGACCGGCTGATGCATCCCACCCGATTTGAAGAGTTCATGCTGTTTTCTGCCGATTCAGACTTCACCCCGGTGCTGCAGAAACTGCGTGAATACGACCGGCAAACCTGCGTGGTGCTGGCCGGGCCGTCGTCGGCAGCATACCGCGCCTCGGCAGATGAAATCCTGTCGCTGACCCGGATTCTGGAAGAAATGCTGCCGGCAGGTGGCAGCAGCCAGGATAGCCCGTCGTTTCCGCGCCCGGAATACCGCCAGGAAGCACGCCCGGAGTACCGCGACTACCGCCAGGACTACACCCCGCGTCCCCGCCTGGGCCTGAACAATGAACTGATGTCGCGCGACAAGATTGAAGACATCACCAAGGTGCTGCTTGAGGCACTCAATCAGGCCTCACACGCCATTCCCTCGGCCAAGGTCATTGAAATCCTGCGGGAAAAATTTGGTGCTGACGCCAATAGCTGGTTTGGTTTTGGTCGCCCGGCCAGTTTCTTTACCGCGATCAATATTTATGAACAAGGGGTCACTTTTTCGCAGGCGGCACCTGGGTATCTGTACCTGACCCATAAACACACCCCGCCGCGAGAACTGGCGTCGCTGGGAGAATGGCTGCGCAATCCGGCCAGCGATCCGGCGCTGGTGGCGTTGGCCAACAAGGTATGCGCGCTGACAGAAACACCGCCGCTGAGCCCCGATGAATTCCAGATCTGCTTCAATTATATTGCCGAGCAGATTTGTCACGGTGGCGCAGGCCTGAATGAGCTGTCAAAAAACCTGCGTGACTTTGCCAAGGACAAGGAAATTTCGTTATCCCGTCAGGATGCAACGGGTATTTTGTTCCTGCTGGAACGCAATGGCGTCAATCTGCAATATTCAAATAAACCGGCTGAAGCACTGGCGGATATCTATGCCGAAGCGGTGGTGCGTCGCTGTTCGGCCAGCCAGTGGCAGATGAATGCGGACGAGCACGCCATGCTGCTGACCTGGCTTGGCGCATCGACAGCGCCCACGGCTGCTGCCACGCCAGAGATACAGGCATAA
- a CDS encoding murein hydrolase activator EnvC — protein sequence MDDASSSGRAFASLQGKLKLPVRGELAGKFGTPRAEGMTWKGVFIRTAAGQAARAVADGRVVYADWLRGFGNMLIVDHGGGYMTVYGGGEALMKSTGDKVRAGDTVATTGASGGGSDNGLYFEIRHLGRPLNPMSWAQS from the coding sequence GTGGACGATGCGTCCAGCTCTGGCCGGGCATTTGCCAGCCTGCAGGGCAAGCTGAAACTGCCCGTGCGCGGTGAGCTGGCCGGCAAGTTTGGCACGCCGCGTGCCGAGGGGATGACCTGGAAAGGCGTATTCATCCGTACCGCCGCCGGCCAGGCGGCCCGCGCCGTGGCCGATGGCCGGGTGGTGTACGCCGACTGGCTGCGCGGCTTTGGCAATATGCTGATTGTCGATCACGGCGGTGGCTACATGACCGTCTATGGCGGTGGCGAAGCGCTGATGAAGTCCACTGGCGACAAAGTGCGCGCGGGCGACACCGTGGCCACCACCGGTGCATCCGGCGGCGGCAGTGACAACGGGCTATATTTTGAAATTCGACACCTGGGACGCCCGCTCAACCCGATGAGCTGGGCCCAATCGTAA